A single window of Gossypium hirsutum isolate 1008001.06 chromosome A10, Gossypium_hirsutum_v2.1, whole genome shotgun sequence DNA harbors:
- the LOC107925321 gene encoding protein STRUBBELIG-RECEPTOR FAMILY 3 isoform X1, whose protein sequence is MGFVSWGIVRVGLLLVLTLPFSTGDTDPRDVSAINRLYTSLGSPPLLGWIPAGGDPCGEGWQGVSCVFSNITELRLSGLNLGGILDEGIGDFESILIMDLSHNQIGGSIPSNIPLTIRNLFLSGNQFNGSIPVTLSALTQLTQLFLDDNRLSDNIPDSFQELRSLADLDLSGNNLTGQLPPSFGNLSSLTTLHFQNNKISGVLNVLQDLPLSDLNVENNKLSGPIPPKLLNIPNFRKDGNPFNTTILPSPPAALPPFIAWAPSPLHGPPRGRPADGPSSSLVLPQWSKGRVFWTNKRVIVIAAAGIITLIVLGVVLLLVLRCFRGNKDSNKHGANAYNISGKKLNQVQKSSSRPAYQTEKVDKATVMRPMDGYGLESGDTGISPNLQDEQLLDANTRPASSRHQKNHEINKGGLDVKSLSIRPPLPPPLLPTVEEASVSPIIPTEVNGPGRSSRGRDSCSLDVTAFTIASLQQYTNSFAEENFIGEGMLGGVYRAELPDGKLLAIKKLDTRASRWKTDAEFLQLISTISKLRHPNIVELVGYCNEHGQRLLVYQYCRNGTLYDALHIDDEMHKKLSWNARVRVALGVARAIQYLHEACQPPIMHKNIKSVNILLDDKLAVRVSECGLAPLLSSGSTSEFSGSLFVSYGYAAPEIEFGSYTCQSDVYSLGVVMLELLTGRESFDRSRPLGEQFLVRWAIQQLHDIDALVRMVDITLNGVYPVKSLSRFADIISRCVQSEPGFRPPISEIVQDLLHMI, encoded by the exons ATGGGTTTTGTGAGTTGGGGTATTGTACGGGTTGGGTTGTTGCTGGTTTTGACTCTACCGTTTTCTACTGGAGATACTGACCCTCGTGATG TTTCAGCAATAAATAGATTATATACTTCTTTGGGTTCACCACCACTTCTGGGGTGGATACCTGCCGGAGGAGATCCATGTGGAGAAGGATGGCAAGGAGTTTCATGTGTTTTCTCCAATATAACTGAACT ACGACTAAGCGGCTTGAACCTTGGAGGCATTTTGGATGAAGGCATCGGAGACTTCGAATCGATATTGATAAT GGATCTAAGTCACAATCAAATTGGAGGGAGCATACCATCCAACATACCTCTCACCATCAGAAATCT ttttctttcaGGTAATCAGTTCAATGGGAGCATCCCTGTTACTTTGTCTGCCTTAACACAACTAACACAATT GTTTTTGGATGATAACCGTTTAAGTGACAACATACCAGATTCCTTTCAAGAGCTTAGGAGTTTGGCCGATTT GGATCTATCAGGAAATAATTTGACCGGTCAGCTACCTCCCTCATTTGGGAATTTGTCATCTCTTACCACATT GCATTTTCAGAATAATAAGATTTCCGGGGTCCTTAATGTTCTACAGGATCTTCCCCTTTCGGattt GAATGTAGAGAACAACAAACTTTCTGGTCCTATACCTCCAAAGTTGCTGAATATTCCAAATTTCAG GAAAGATGGAAATCCATTTAATACCACTATTCTTCCTTCACCACCAgcagcacttcctccatttatagcCTGGGCTCCATCTCCTTTACACGGACCACCTAGGGGACGACCAGCTGACGGACCTTCTTCTAGCCTAGTATTACCTCAGTGGTCAAAGGGTAGAGTATTTTGGACGAATAAGAGAGTTATCGTGATTGCTGCTGCTGGGATTATAACACTTATTGTTCTTGGAGTGGTTCTGCTTTTGGTGTTGAGATGCTTTAGAGGGAACAAAGATTCTAATAAGCATGGTGCAAATGCATATAACATCTCCGGTAAAAAGCTTAACCAAGTTCAAAAATCTTCATCTCGACCAGCATATCAAACGGAGAAAG TTGATAAAGCAACAGTCATGAGGCCAATGGATGGATATGGACTAGAAAGTGGAGATACGGGAATAAGTCCAAATTTACAAGATGAACAGCTTCTTGATGCAAATACAAGGCCTGCAAGTTCAAGGCACCAGAAAAATCATGAGATAAACAAGGGAGGTTTGGATGTCAAGTCCTTATCAATACGGCCGCCACTACCTCCTCCTTTACTTCCTACTGTGGAGGAGGCCAGTGTAAGCCCAATAATACCAACAGAAGTAAATGGACCTGGTCGCTCTTCTAGAGGTAGGGACTCGTGTTCTTTGGATGTGACCGCCTTCACCATTGCCTCGCTTCAGCAGTATACAAACAGCTTTGCTGAGGAAAACTTTATTGGAGAAGGGATGCTCGGTGGTGTTTACAGGGCTGAGCTTCCAGATGGAAAG CTACTAGCGATCAAGAAATTGGATACTAGAGCTTCAAGATGGAAGACTGATGCTGAATTTCTACAACTCATTTCTACTATCTCTAAACTTAGACATCCTAACATCGTGGAGCTTGTGGGTTACTGTAACGAGCACGGCCAACGGTTACTTGTTTATCAGTATTGCAGAAATGGGAcactgtatgatgcattgcatatTGATGATGAGATGCATAAGAAACTCTCATGGAATGCACGTGTCCGAGTGGCACTCGGAGTTGCAAGAGCCATTCA GTATCTGCATGAAGCTTGTCAACCACCCATTATGCACAAGAATATCAAATCTGTGAATATTCTTCTTGATGACAAGCTTGCAGTTCGTGTCTCGGAATGCGGTTTGGCTCCATTGTTGTCTTCTGGCTCTACAAGCGAG TTCTCTGGAAGCCTTTTTGTATCATACGGTTATGCAGCCCCGGAAATCGAGTTCGGAAGCTATACTTGCCAGAGTGATGTCTATAGCCTTGGCGTCGTAATGTTAGAACTGCTCACCGGGCGAGAATCCTTCGATAG GTCACGGCCTCTGGGGGAGCAATTTCTCGTTAGATGGGCAATTCAGCAGCTTCACGATATCGATGCATTAGTTAGGATGGTTGATATCACCCTAAATGGAGTGTATCCAGTGAAGTCATTGTCACGCTTTGCCGATATAATATCCAGATGCGTGCAG TCGGAACCCGGATTCAGACCGCCAATATCCGAAATAGTCCAAGACCTTTTACACATGATTTAA
- the LOC107925321 gene encoding protein STRUBBELIG-RECEPTOR FAMILY 3 isoform X2, producing MDLSHNQIGGSIPSNIPLTIRNLFLSGNQFNGSIPVTLSALTQLTQLFLDDNRLSDNIPDSFQELRSLADLDLSGNNLTGQLPPSFGNLSSLTTLHFQNNKISGVLNVLQDLPLSDLNVENNKLSGPIPPKLLNIPNFRKDGNPFNTTILPSPPAALPPFIAWAPSPLHGPPRGRPADGPSSSLVLPQWSKGRVFWTNKRVIVIAAAGIITLIVLGVVLLLVLRCFRGNKDSNKHGANAYNISGKKLNQVQKSSSRPAYQTEKVDKATVMRPMDGYGLESGDTGISPNLQDEQLLDANTRPASSRHQKNHEINKGGLDVKSLSIRPPLPPPLLPTVEEASVSPIIPTEVNGPGRSSRGRDSCSLDVTAFTIASLQQYTNSFAEENFIGEGMLGGVYRAELPDGKLLAIKKLDTRASRWKTDAEFLQLISTISKLRHPNIVELVGYCNEHGQRLLVYQYCRNGTLYDALHIDDEMHKKLSWNARVRVALGVARAIQYLHEACQPPIMHKNIKSVNILLDDKLAVRVSECGLAPLLSSGSTSEFSGSLFVSYGYAAPEIEFGSYTCQSDVYSLGVVMLELLTGRESFDRSRPLGEQFLVRWAIQQLHDIDALVRMVDITLNGVYPVKSLSRFADIISRCVQSEPGFRPPISEIVQDLLHMI from the exons AT GGATCTAAGTCACAATCAAATTGGAGGGAGCATACCATCCAACATACCTCTCACCATCAGAAATCT ttttctttcaGGTAATCAGTTCAATGGGAGCATCCCTGTTACTTTGTCTGCCTTAACACAACTAACACAATT GTTTTTGGATGATAACCGTTTAAGTGACAACATACCAGATTCCTTTCAAGAGCTTAGGAGTTTGGCCGATTT GGATCTATCAGGAAATAATTTGACCGGTCAGCTACCTCCCTCATTTGGGAATTTGTCATCTCTTACCACATT GCATTTTCAGAATAATAAGATTTCCGGGGTCCTTAATGTTCTACAGGATCTTCCCCTTTCGGattt GAATGTAGAGAACAACAAACTTTCTGGTCCTATACCTCCAAAGTTGCTGAATATTCCAAATTTCAG GAAAGATGGAAATCCATTTAATACCACTATTCTTCCTTCACCACCAgcagcacttcctccatttatagcCTGGGCTCCATCTCCTTTACACGGACCACCTAGGGGACGACCAGCTGACGGACCTTCTTCTAGCCTAGTATTACCTCAGTGGTCAAAGGGTAGAGTATTTTGGACGAATAAGAGAGTTATCGTGATTGCTGCTGCTGGGATTATAACACTTATTGTTCTTGGAGTGGTTCTGCTTTTGGTGTTGAGATGCTTTAGAGGGAACAAAGATTCTAATAAGCATGGTGCAAATGCATATAACATCTCCGGTAAAAAGCTTAACCAAGTTCAAAAATCTTCATCTCGACCAGCATATCAAACGGAGAAAG TTGATAAAGCAACAGTCATGAGGCCAATGGATGGATATGGACTAGAAAGTGGAGATACGGGAATAAGTCCAAATTTACAAGATGAACAGCTTCTTGATGCAAATACAAGGCCTGCAAGTTCAAGGCACCAGAAAAATCATGAGATAAACAAGGGAGGTTTGGATGTCAAGTCCTTATCAATACGGCCGCCACTACCTCCTCCTTTACTTCCTACTGTGGAGGAGGCCAGTGTAAGCCCAATAATACCAACAGAAGTAAATGGACCTGGTCGCTCTTCTAGAGGTAGGGACTCGTGTTCTTTGGATGTGACCGCCTTCACCATTGCCTCGCTTCAGCAGTATACAAACAGCTTTGCTGAGGAAAACTTTATTGGAGAAGGGATGCTCGGTGGTGTTTACAGGGCTGAGCTTCCAGATGGAAAG CTACTAGCGATCAAGAAATTGGATACTAGAGCTTCAAGATGGAAGACTGATGCTGAATTTCTACAACTCATTTCTACTATCTCTAAACTTAGACATCCTAACATCGTGGAGCTTGTGGGTTACTGTAACGAGCACGGCCAACGGTTACTTGTTTATCAGTATTGCAGAAATGGGAcactgtatgatgcattgcatatTGATGATGAGATGCATAAGAAACTCTCATGGAATGCACGTGTCCGAGTGGCACTCGGAGTTGCAAGAGCCATTCA GTATCTGCATGAAGCTTGTCAACCACCCATTATGCACAAGAATATCAAATCTGTGAATATTCTTCTTGATGACAAGCTTGCAGTTCGTGTCTCGGAATGCGGTTTGGCTCCATTGTTGTCTTCTGGCTCTACAAGCGAG TTCTCTGGAAGCCTTTTTGTATCATACGGTTATGCAGCCCCGGAAATCGAGTTCGGAAGCTATACTTGCCAGAGTGATGTCTATAGCCTTGGCGTCGTAATGTTAGAACTGCTCACCGGGCGAGAATCCTTCGATAG GTCACGGCCTCTGGGGGAGCAATTTCTCGTTAGATGGGCAATTCAGCAGCTTCACGATATCGATGCATTAGTTAGGATGGTTGATATCACCCTAAATGGAGTGTATCCAGTGAAGTCATTGTCACGCTTTGCCGATATAATATCCAGATGCGTGCAG TCGGAACCCGGATTCAGACCGCCAATATCCGAAATAGTCCAAGACCTTTTACACATGATTTAA
- the LOC107924970 gene encoding uncharacterized protein produces the protein MGKEESYLYGWPPVGSPLNVGREEQWRHFDNSVNAVSFGFVATAILISMFLVMAIFERFLRPNNSSTTAGPNHGDLELGFNGKLSHPSPKMTVYTSGVSVLMPGDEIPTFIAHPAPVPCPPERPSLLQHQHDSTANPDYHNH, from the exons ATGGGAAAAGAAGAAAGCTACTTGTATGGTTGGCCACCGGTAGGTTCACCATTGAATGTTGGAAGAGAAGAACAATGGAGACATTTTGATAACTCAGTGAATGCAGTGTCTTTTGGTTTCGTTGCTACTGCTATTCTCATCTCTATGTTCTTAGTAATGGCTATATTTGAACGGTTCCTTAGACCTAATAACTCTTCTACTACTGCTGGACCTAACCATGGTGACCTTGAGCTTGGTTTCAATGGCAAACTTAGTCACCCATCACCTAAA ATGACGGTATACACCAGTGGAGTTTCTGTATTAATGCCGGGTGATGAAATTCCTACTTTCATCGCTCACCCAGCTCCAGTTCCCTGTCCCCCTGAACGCCCTTCATTACTGCAGCATCAACATGATTCAACGGCCAATCCCGACTACCATAACCATTGA